A DNA window from Camelina sativa cultivar DH55 chromosome 13, Cs, whole genome shotgun sequence contains the following coding sequences:
- the LOC104735785 gene encoding heavy metal-associated isoprenylated plant protein 21 isoform X1, whose product MGAFDYIFSFCSYTYANAKTKRKPLQTVDIKVKMDCDGCERRVRNVVRRMKGVKSVEVNRKQSRITVNGHVDPNKVLKRVKSTGKKAEFWPYIPQHMVYYPFAPGMYDKRAPAGHIRNPTQSFPTANAPEENYVSLFSDDNVHAACSIM is encoded by the exons ATGGGGGCATTTGATTACATCTTTAGCTTTTGTTCATATACATACGCCAATGCCAAAACCAAGCGTAAGCCATTGCAG ACAGTGGATATCAAGGTGAAAATGGACTGTGATGGTTGTGAAAGAAGGGTTAGAAACGTGGTTCGTCGCATGAAAG GAGTGAAATCGGTGGAGGTGAACCGGAAACAGAGCCGGATAACGGTGAATGGACACGTAGACCCAAACAAGGTGTTGAAGAGAGTGAAGAGCACAGGTAAAAAGGCTGAGTTTTGGCCGTACATACCTCAGCATATGGTCTATTACCCTTTTGCTCCTGGCATGTACGACAAACGTGCCCCTGCAGGCCACATTCGTAATCCCACTCAATCGTTTCCGACCGCAAACGCTCCCGAGGAAAATTACGTTTCCCTCTTCAGCGATGACAACGTACACGCCGCTTGTTCCATCATGTGA
- the LOC104735785 gene encoding heavy metal-associated isoprenylated plant protein 21 isoform X2, translated as MDCDGCERRVRNVVRRMKGVKSVEVNRKQSRITVNGHVDPNKVLKRVKSTGKKAEFWPYIPQHMVYYPFAPGMYDKRAPAGHIRNPTQSFPTANAPEENYVSLFSDDNVHAACSIM; from the exons ATGGACTGTGATGGTTGTGAAAGAAGGGTTAGAAACGTGGTTCGTCGCATGAAAG GAGTGAAATCGGTGGAGGTGAACCGGAAACAGAGCCGGATAACGGTGAATGGACACGTAGACCCAAACAAGGTGTTGAAGAGAGTGAAGAGCACAGGTAAAAAGGCTGAGTTTTGGCCGTACATACCTCAGCATATGGTCTATTACCCTTTTGCTCCTGGCATGTACGACAAACGTGCCCCTGCAGGCCACATTCGTAATCCCACTCAATCGTTTCCGACCGCAAACGCTCCCGAGGAAAATTACGTTTCCCTCTTCAGCGATGACAACGTACACGCCGCTTGTTCCATCATGTGA
- the LOC104735786 gene encoding uncharacterized protein LOC104735786: protein MYARRVLSLFSNLTKRSQSLLLSDPATWTQNWVFTGFRHNLKATRLYASGSGKDYNLFGNVKPGDDDFRKAWEKEMGDDDTLWSGSEDESDENTRQESGGNRLEKEIKKARQQAKDSSDLIDADDSDKLYSVWSGSDEEKTLWTGDEGDDEDDIPTEPRPNEASDKYLDKLFEFEEKPKYRTISELLKSENEPEELSPGKKARKLAVENALKKLNKGPDGRYTNVWEVMSDVDILIGAFENIISGPEYEELRKGGPKRLNMQFFKDIQTRMRDPNFKFTPEIKLKPKSKLVPRKKWQKAQSRIRKAKKR, encoded by the exons ATGTACGCGCGAAGAGTCTTGTCTCTGTTCTCAAACCTAACCAAAAG ATCGCAAAGTCTCTTGCTTTCGGATCCTGCCACTTGGACTCAAAATTGGGTATTTACTGGGTTTCGCCACAACTTAAAAG CAACTAGGTTATATGCAAGTGGAAGTGGTAAAGATTACAATCTGTTTGGTAATGTGAAACCTGGTGATGATGACTTCAGAAAGGCCTGGGAGAAAGAAATGGGAGATGATGATACTCTTTGGTCAGGAAGTGAAGACGAGAGTGATGAGAATACAAGACAAGAAAGTGGAGGAAACCGCCTTGAAAAAGAGATCAAGAAAGCTAGACAACAAGCTAAAGATAGCTCTGATTTAATTGATGCAGACGATAGTGATAAACTATACAGTGTTTGGTCAGGAAGCGATGAAGAGAAAACGTTGTGGACTGGGgatgaaggtgatgatgaagacgatATTCCAACAGAGCCACGTCCCAACGAGGCATCTGATAAGTACTTAGATAAGTTGTTTGAGTTTGAAGAGAAACCAAAGTACAGGACAATCTCTGAGTTGTTGAAATCTGAGAATGAACCCGAGGAGCTTTCACCTGGTAAAAAAGCGAGGAAGCTTGCTGTTGAGAACGCGCTGAAGAAACTGAACAAAGGGCCTGACGGGCGCTACACAAACGTGTGGGAAGTTATGAGTGATGTCGACATACTGATTGGAGCGTTCGAAAACATTATCTCAGGACCTGAATATGAAGAGCTAAGAAAAGGCGGACCCAAGAGACTGAACATGCAGTTCTTTAAAGATATACAAACTCGCATGAGAGATCCAAACTTCAAATTTACACCTGAGATAAAGTTGAAGCCGAAGAGTAAACTAGTGCCTAGGAAGAAATGGCAGAAGGCACAGTCCAGAATAAGGAAAGCGAAGAAGCGGTAA
- the LOC104735787 gene encoding uncharacterized protein LOC104735787, whose product MAFPACIQCGTRQNPCRCKVVGPTLGFVAFLITGIIEWPVGAVVYIFKHAKGRRIMGHPARHVYPKVSRSIPI is encoded by the coding sequence ATGGCGTTTCCAGCGTGTATTCAGTGCGGAACGAGGCAAAACCCTTGTCGGTGCAAGGTGGTCGGACCAACACTAGGGTTCGTGGCTTTTCTGATAACCGGAATCATCGAGTGGCCAGTTGGTGCGGTAGTTTATATCTTCAAACACGCCAAGGGTCGCCGTATCATGGGTCACCCAGCCAGACATGTCTACCCCAAAGTCTCTAGATCTATTCCCATTTGA
- the LOC104735788 gene encoding probable calcium-binding protein CML32 has translation MSVAQVFERVDKNKDGKISWDEFAEAIRAFTPSITSEELEDMYRVLDVDGDGQIDAEEFASGLMQKKDNEETLLKQAFDLYDMDGDGKISASEIHAVLNRLGDKHTMEECVAMVQAVDADGDGFVDFEEFKTMMVSN, from the coding sequence ATGTCTGTTGCACAGGTCTTTGAGAGAGTTGACAAGAACAAAGATGGGAAAATCTCATGGGACGAATTCGCCGAAGCGATACGCGCTTTTACTCCTTCAATAACATCTGAAGAACTTGAAGACATGTATAGAGTGCTTGACGTGGATGGTGATGGTCAAATTGACGCTGAGGAATTTGCTTCGGGTTTGAtgcaaaaaaaagataatgaagaAACTCTTCTGAAACAGgcttttgatttgtatgatATGGATGGTGACGGGAAGATATCAGCGAGTGAGATTCATGCTGTGTTGAACCGTTTAGGAGATAAGCATACAATGGAAGAATGTGTTGCGATGGTTCAAGCTGTTGATGCAGACGGTGATGGTTTTGTGGACTTTGAAGAGTTTAAAACTATGATGGTTtccaattaa
- the LOC104735789 gene encoding probable calcium-binding protein CML29, with product MADATEKAEHDRIFKKFDANGDGKISAAELEEALKTLGSVSPDDVKRMMAEIDTDGDGNISYQEFTDFAAANRGLMKDVAKIF from the coding sequence ATGGCTGATGCGACGGAGAAAGCCGAACACGACCGTATATTCAAGAAATTTGATGCTAACGGCGACGGTAAAATTTCAGCAGCCGAACTAGAAGAAGCTCTAAAGACACTTGGTTCGGTATCGCCTGATGACGTGAAGCGTATGATGGCTGAGATTGATACCGATGGTGATGGAAACATCTCGTATCAAGAATTCACTGATTTTGCAGCTGCAAATCGTGGACTTATGAAGGATGTTgccaaaattttctaa
- the LOC104738020 gene encoding uncharacterized protein LOC104738020, protein MAGEYCASDKEKRLVESTSGHELMSFLDAFSGYNQILMHPDDQEKTAFITDRGISRIASGEFLGYIVTEQGIEANPRQINAFLSMSSPRTLREVHRLNGRIAALNRFISRSTNKCLPFYQVLKKGGEAFHLGKKFEEAFSQLKTYLSEPPVPTKPEFRKTLFLYVAVSKSAVSGVLVREERREQRPIFYVSKSFTGAESRYPLMEKLALAVVVSARKLRPYFQSQSIVVLTTQPLRTILHSPSQSGRLAKWSVELSEYDIEFRTRTCAKAQVLADFLIELPLAILVEDSVEGPWSLYVDGASSKTGAGIGVCLSSPIGEMIEQSFLAGLRLAVGIGVRNLRAFCDSQLVASQFSREYEAMDGRMEAYLAAARELALKFDDFEVTKIPRSENSAAYALASLASASDPTVTRVIPVEVIEYPSIRLEGSSVVTRAMRKWEAEEAARAPPSGVTSGTPTPIPETTPSLLEETNADAAARAPGADDWRTPILNYLEKGDLPADKWAARKLKIISARYCVYDQGLMRRSIDGPYLTCIVGKESATLMRAIHDRPNGNHSCGRTLAFKIKRQRYFWPTMLADCEEYRRTCEKCQKHAPTIHQPTELLSFVSAPYPFMSLRLFVQNGEYDLAEAMNKVILANLKKRLDSRKGCWPDELQGVL, encoded by the exons ATGGCCGGCGAATACTGTGCTAGCGACAAAGAAAAACG GCTAGTAGAATCAACTTCCGGGCACGAGCTCATGTCCTTCTTGGACGCCTTCTCTGGTTATAACCAAATTCTCATGCATCCAGACGACCAAGAGAAAACAGCTTTCATCACGGACCGCGGAATTTCGAGAA TTGCGTCAGGAGAATTCCTGGGATATATCGTAACGGAACAGGGTATAGAGGCGAACCCGAGGCAAATCAATGCGTTTCTATCCATGAGTTCCCCCAGGACCTTAAGAGAGGTTCACCGCCTTAACGGGCGCATCGCTGCACTCAACCGTTTCATCTCGCGGTCTACCAACAAGTGCCTCCCTTTCTACCAGGTTCTGAAGAAAGGGGGGGAGGCATTTCATTTGGGCAAGAAGTTCGAAGAAGCCTTCTCCCAGCTAAAGACTTATCTGTCCGAACCACCAGTTCCGACAAAACCAGAATTCAGGAAAACTTTGTTTCTGTACGTTGCTGTCTCAAAAAGCGCAGTAAGTGGAGTCTTAGTGCGGGAAGAAAGGAGGGAGCAAAGGCCCATCTTCTATGTTAGTAAATCGTTCACGGGAGCTGAGTCCAGGTATCCGTTGATGGAAAAATTGGCCTTGGCCGTGGTGGTCTCGGCAAGAAAACTGAGGCCATATTTTCAGTCTCAGTCAATCGTCGTCTTAACGACACAACCACTACGCACGATACTTCATAGTCCTAGTCAGTCTGGAAGGCTAGCCAAATGGTCAGTAGAACTAAGCGAGTACGATATCGAGTTTCGAACTCGGACTTGTGCCAAGGCGCAAGTGCTAGCAGATTTTCTCATCGAATTGCCACTCGCCATTTTGGTTGAGGATAGCGTCGAAGGACCATGGAGTTTGTACGTAGATGGAGCTTCTTCAAAGACCGGCGCGGGAATCGGTGTTTGCCTCAGTTCACCTATAGGTGAAATGATCGAGCAGTCATTCCTAGCCGGACTACGCCTTGCAGTGGGGATTGGCGTTAGGAATCTCAGAGCGTTTTGTGACTCACAGCTGGTTGCGAGTCAGTTTTCTAGAGAATACGAGGCAATGGACGGGCGAATGGAAGCTTACCTGGCTGCGGCTCGAGAGTTAGCGTTGAAGTTCGACGACTTTGAGGTCACAAAGATTCCGCGAAGCGAGAACTCCGCAGCATATGCTCTAGCTTCATTGGCTTCAGCTTCGGACCCCACGGTAACTAGAGTTATCCCAGTGGAAGTTATAGAGTATCCAAGCATACGCTTGGAAGGTTCGAGCGTTGTAACCCGGGCAATGAGGAAATGGGAAGCAGAGGAAGCAGCTCGTGCTCCTCCATCTGGAGTGACCTCTGGAACTCCGACCCCAATACCGGAAACCACTCCCTCACTCCTTGAGGAGACGAACGCTGACGCTGCAGCTCGCGCACCG GGGGCAGATGATTGGCGGACTCCGATATTGAATTATCTGGAGAAAGGTGATCTCCCTGCTGATAAGTGGGCTGCGAGGAAGCTAAAGATCATCAGTGCTCGATATTGCGTTTACGATCAAGGACTCATGCGTCGTAGCATCGATGGTCCTTACCTAACATGCATTGTTGGTAAAGAGTCCGCAACATTGATGCGAGCCATTCATGACAGGCCCAATGGGAACCACTCTTGTGGTCGCACTTTAGCTTTCAAAATCAAGAGACAACGATATTTCTGGCCAACAATGCTCGCTGATTGTGAGGAATACCGCCGAACTTGCGAGAAATGCCAGAAACATGCTCCGACAATTCATCAGCCTACTGAGCTCCTGTCGTTTGTGTCCGCACCTTACCCATTTATGAG TTTGAGACTTTTTGTGCAAAATGGGGAATACGACTTAGCAGAGGCTATGAACAAGGTCATTCTCGCTAATTTGAAGAAACGGCTGGACTCCCGTAAAGGATGTTGGCCGGACGAATTACAAGGCGTACTTTGA